The Triticum aestivum cultivar Chinese Spring chromosome 7B, IWGSC CS RefSeq v2.1, whole genome shotgun sequence genome window below encodes:
- the LOC123157503 gene encoding polycystic kidney disease protein 1-like 3 yields the protein MIGTKQAFSFISKEAEHKGGPRGGFIMHELLLPGQAGRLAGGDELALSKVYPSPRVATKKRSRSQGQGPTASATRTAAASSAPAPTSSPPLLQRSCDVFSSARSSSAVSSPPPSLEPPASSAPPSLEASSLGPASSAPGPASSSPPPIQGSASSPRHRQGAAKRVLLLEVGDSPPREGHNISCHQVYRAMEVLGPGRRVPIDCADLFLLDSGKGKRQRTAAEF from the coding sequence ATGATCGGAACCAAGCAGGCCTTCTCTTTCATCTCCAAGGAGGCGGAGCACAAGGGTGGACCCCGCGGCGGGTTCATCATGCACGAGCTCCTTCTCCCCGGCCAGGCAGGACGCCTCGCCGGCGGGGACGAGCTGGCGCTCTCAAAGGTCTACCCGTCTCCGCGCGTCGCCACCAAGAAGAGGTCCAGGTCCCAGGGACAGGGACCGACCGCCAGCGCAACAAGGACCGCGGCCGCCTCCTCTGCTCCAGCGCCGACGTCTTCGCCGCCTCTGCTCCAGCGCTCCTGCGACGTCTTCAGCAGCGCAAGAAGCAGCAGCGCCGTCTCCTCTCCGCCTCCTTCCCTGGAGCCGCCGGCCTCCTCTGCTCCGCCTTCCCTGGAGGCCTCGTCTCTCGGGCCGGCATCCTCTGCGCCGGGGCCGGCATCCTCTTCTCCGCCCCCCATCCAGGGATCAGCATCGTCTCCACGGCACCGGCAGGGTGCCGCCAAGAGGGTGCTCCTCCTGGAGGTGGGCGACTCCCCCCCGAGGGAAGGCCACAACATTTCGTGCCACCAGGTCTACCGCGCCATGGAGGTTCTTGGACCCGGGAGGCGTGTCCCCATCGACTGCGCTGACCTCTTCCTGCTTGACAGCGGGAAGGGGAAGAGGCAGCGGACGGCTGCAGAGTTTTGA